A window of the Sporosarcina sp. FSL K6-2383 genome harbors these coding sequences:
- the rplX gene encoding 50S ribosomal protein L24, with protein MHVKKGDKVMVITGKDKGKTGVILVAYPKKDRVLVEGINIVKKHTKPNQENPQGGIISLEAAIHVSNVMVIDPKTGEPTRVGYKIENGKKVRVAKKSGENLDK; from the coding sequence ATGCATGTTAAAAAAGGCGATAAAGTTATGGTGATCACAGGTAAAGACAAAGGTAAAACAGGTGTGATCCTAGTTGCTTATCCTAAAAAGGATCGCGTACTTGTGGAAGGTATCAATATTGTTAAGAAACATACGAAACCTAACCAAGAAAATCCTCAAGGTGGAATCATTAGCCTAGAGGCAGCGATTCACGTATCAAACGTCATGGTGATCGATCCTAAGACAGGCGAACCAACTCGCGTAGGATACAAGATTGAAAATGGCAAAAAAGTTCGTGTTGCTAAAAAATCCGGTGAAAACCTGGATAAATAA
- the rplN gene encoding 50S ribosomal protein L14 translates to MIQQESRMKVADNSGAREVLTIKVLGGSGRKVANIGDVVVVTVKKATPGGVVKKGEVVKAVIVRTKSGVRRKDGSYITFDENACVIIRDDKSPRGTRIFGPVARELRDSNFMKIISLAPEVL, encoded by the coding sequence ATGATTCAACAGGAAAGTCGCATGAAAGTCGCTGATAACTCAGGCGCTCGTGAAGTACTTACAATTAAAGTTTTAGGCGGTTCAGGCCGTAAAGTAGCAAACATCGGTGATGTAGTCGTGGTTACGGTTAAAAAAGCAACACCAGGTGGCGTTGTTAAAAAAGGTGAAGTTGTAAAAGCTGTTATCGTTCGTACGAAAAGCGGGGTACGTCGTAAAGATGGTTCATACATTACGTTTGATGAAAACGCATGTGTTATCATCCGCGATGATAAGAGCCCACGTGGAACACGTATTTTCGGACCAGTTGCTCGCGAACTACGCGACAGTAACTTCATGAAAATCATTTCACTAGCTCCAGAAGTTCTTTAA
- the rpsQ gene encoding 30S ribosomal protein S17, with protein sequence MTERNQRKVYTGRVVSDKMDKTVTVMIETQKKHALYGKRVKYSKKFKAHDELNEAKIGDVVRIMETRPLSATKRFRVLEIVEKAVII encoded by the coding sequence ATGACTGAGCGTAACCAGCGCAAAGTGTATACAGGCCGTGTAGTATCCGACAAAATGGATAAAACAGTTACTGTAATGATCGAAACACAAAAGAAGCACGCTTTATACGGTAAACGTGTAAAGTATTCTAAGAAATTCAAGGCCCATGATGAATTGAATGAAGCGAAAATCGGTGATGTTGTTCGTATTATGGAGACTCGTCCATTATCAGCAACAAAACGTTTCCGTGTTCTTGAAATCGTCGAAAAAGCGGTCATCATCTAA
- the rpmC gene encoding 50S ribosomal protein L29, translating to MKANEIRDLTTAEIEQKVKSLKEELFNLRFQLATGQLENTARIREVRKSIARMKTVIRQREISANN from the coding sequence ATGAAAGCTAATGAAATCCGTGACTTAACAACTGCAGAGATTGAGCAAAAAGTGAAATCACTGAAAGAAGAGCTTTTCAACCTTCGCTTCCAGTTAGCGACAGGTCAATTAGAAAACACTGCACGCATCCGGGAAGTACGTAAATCGATTGCGCGCATGAAAACTGTAATACGTCAAAGAGAAATCAGTGCAAATAACTGA
- the rplP gene encoding 50S ribosomal protein L16 — MLMPKRTKYRRVFRGKMRGKTKGGASVQFGEFGIQAMESAWITNRQIEAARISMTRYMKRGGKVWINIFPHKSYTKKPLEVRMGSGKGAVEGWVAVVKPGRVMFEIAGVSEEVAREALRLASHKLPIKCKFVKREEIGGESNES, encoded by the coding sequence ATGTTAATGCCTAAACGCACTAAATACCGTCGTGTATTCCGTGGTAAAATGCGCGGAAAAACAAAAGGCGGAGCATCAGTACAGTTCGGTGAATTCGGTATCCAAGCTATGGAATCTGCATGGATTACAAACCGTCAAATTGAAGCTGCACGTATCTCAATGACACGTTATATGAAACGTGGCGGTAAAGTATGGATCAACATCTTCCCGCATAAATCATATACGAAAAAGCCTCTTGAAGTCCGGATGGGTTCCGGTAAAGGTGCTGTAGAAGGCTGGGTAGCAGTTGTTAAACCTGGCAGAGTTATGTTTGAAATCGCAGGTGTGTCAGAAGAAGTTGCACGTGAAGCACTTCGCCTCGCATCTCACAAGCTTCCTATTAAATGTAAGTTTGTAAAACGTGAAGAAATTGGTGGTGAATCTAATGAAAGCTAA